A stretch of Babesia bigemina genome assembly Bbig001, chromosome : III DNA encodes these proteins:
- a CDS encoding ribosomal protein L15, putative, which translates to MTTRFKNCRKLRGHVSHGHGRVGKHRKHPGGRGKAGGQSHHRILFDKFHPGYFGKVGMRYFHKIKNRFYCKTVNVENLWSMVPKEDVEAVAQEPGKAPVLDLVQRGYFKVLGTGKMPQKPLVVKARFFSKLAERKIKAAGGACVLVA; encoded by the exons CCAGGTTCAAGAACTGCCGCAAACTCAGGGGCCACGTGTCCCATGGTCACGGAAGGGTTGGCAAGCATCGTAAGCACCCCGGTGGTCGTGGTAAGGCCGGTGGTCAGAGCCACCACCGTATTCTTTTCGACAAGTTCCACCCTGGTTACTTCGGAAAG GTCGGTATGAGGTACTTCCACAAGATCAAGAACCGCTTCTACTGCAAGACCGTCAACGTCGAGAACCTCTGGTCCATGGTCCCCAAGGAGGACGTTGAGGCCGTCGCCCAGGAGCCCGGAAAGGCCCCGGTGCTCGACCTCGTGCAGAGGGGGTACTTCAAGGTCCTGGGAACCGGAAAGATGCCCCAGAAGCCGCTCGTTGTCAAGGCCAGGTTCTTCAGCAAGCTCGCTGAGAGGAAGATCAAGGCTGCCGGAGGAGCATGCGTCCTCGTGGCTTAA
- a CDS encoding ribosomal protein L14p/L23e , putative, with the protein MKRGNSRRSEIHSLQDVEVPVATSSALPWVYPWGPSSTAATTAEARTSTSSPLRLPSAAVGDMVLATVKKGKPDLRKKVHPAVIVRQRKAWRRREGYFIYFEDNAGVIVNPKGEMKGSAITGPVAKECAELWPKISAAAPSIV; encoded by the exons ATGAAGAGAGGTAATTCGCGCCGTTCGGAAATACATAGCCTGCAGGACGTGGAGGTGCCGGTGGCAACAAGCTCCGCGTTACCCTGGGTCTACCCGTGGGGGCCATCGTCAACTGCTGCGACAACAGCGGAGGCAAGAACCtctacatcatcgccgttAAG GCTGCCGTCGGCCGCCGTCGGCGACATGGTCCTCGCGACCGTCAAGAAGGGAAAGCCCGACCTCAGGAAGAAGGTCCAccccgccgtcatcgtgcGCCAGCGCAAGGCCTGGAGGCGCAGGGAGGGCTACTTCATCTACTTCGAGGACAACGCCGGAGTCATCGTAAACCCCAAGGGAGAAATGAAGGGGTCCGCCATCACCGGCCCTGTCGCCAAGGAGTGCGCAGAGCTGTGGCCCAAAATCTCCGCCGCGGCGCCCTCTATTGTTTAA
- a CDS encoding Nucleoporin NUP116/NSP116 — translation MAAPFSFAPASGANTVPIFGSSGTTSLNTASTPAFGTSTGTTVSSGIGQFGASSTPGAAVTFGAANKVGGGGFGQPAPAVSAIPQKVNSRCSVRLLTQLIPQWRGHFDVADLLLTAHEKNIAKVRPMVDRLVELDAQCWQSHDEIKNSLNGISLLQTKLQHEVNDRCKRQDAQNLLSIKARRLSESLRPNETPRGSKISAMFRVPNHLHVQLTKELLDNIRSWRNEIHVLNMEVLSLKDIDLSQYVTTVNRVLSSHEKRISTIGDRLTKALRGMDDKSRNREELWSGVADEPSELKKAFLTAVGLPIRPPASEGEPIATSSSDTGNEIKKQIAYLRKFNTAFRETGSYNLDQSGYNIREILQQPTQPPTNSQLFGATQPSTGLFGAGTAGSTTTPLFGGSTANSGGLFGNTGGSNLFGAASKPAGTTNVFGSTAGTTGSTLFGGSTTAATGTNVFAPGGTGTNVFAPAGTGTNVFAPGSTGTNVFAPGGTGTNVFAPAGTGTNVFAPGGAGTNVFAPAGTGTNAFAPGATGAPNVFGGAATGTSGTPNVFGAGATGTSTTTGIFGAGSTPTFGQQQQPNTTGNVFGQQPASSGGLFGQQQPSTSGGLFGQQTNTTGGLFGQQQPAASGGLFRPQQQQQGATGGLFGQQPTTGTGLFGQQQPATTTNVFAQQPGTTTGGLFGNTTTTQPSTTFTFGQQQQTPATGNVFGQQQQPNTTGTVFGQQQQTPATGNVFGQQPGTTGGGLFGGAGNSTSLFGQQNTGGLFGQSTSTATPTQPSKSTAIVPYNPNPLLR, via the coding sequence ATGGCGGCTCCCTTCAGTTTTGCTCCGGCTTCGGGAGCCAACACTGTGCCTATTTTCGGCTCCAGCGGCACGACGTCGTTGAACACTGCTAGCACGCCTGCCTTCGGCACCAGTACCGGCACAACCGTTTCCAGCGGCATCGGACAGTTCGGCGCTTCATCTACACCGGGTGCTGCGGTGACCTTCGGCGCCGCTAACAAGGTGGGTGGCGGCGGATTCGGCCAGCCTGCGCCCGCTGTCAGCGCCATCCCGCAGAAGGTCAACTCCCGTTGCTCTGTGCGTCTGTTGACTCAGCTCATCCCGCAATGGCGCGGCCATTTCGACGTGGCCGACCTGCTTCTGACTGCGCACGAGAAGAACATCGCGAAGGTGCGGCCCATGGTCGACCGGCTGGTGGAGCTCGAcgcgcagtgctggcaaTCGCATGACGAGATCAAGAACTCGCTTAACGGCATAAGCCTGTTACAAACAAAGCTGCAGCACGAGGTGAACGACCGCTGCAAGCGCCAGGATGCGCAGAACCTGCTTTCCATAAAGGCAAGGCGCCTGTCGGAGTCCCTGCGCCCAAACGAGACCCCGAGGGGGAGCAAGATTTCCGCGATGTTCCGCGTCCCCAACCACCTGCACGTGCAGCTGACCAAGGAGCTGCTTGATAACATCCGTTCGTGGCGCAACGAGATCCACGTGCTTAATATGGAGGTGCTGTCGCTGAAGGACATCGACTTGTCGCAGTACGTGACCACGGTGAATCGCGTCCTTAGCAGTCACGAGAAACGCATCTCCACGATCGGCGACCGTCTAACAAAGGCACTTAGGGGCATGGATGATAAATCCCGCAACCGTGAAGAGCTTTGGAGCGGCGTGGCCGACGAACCCAGCGAGTTGAAGAAGGCCTTCCTGACAGCAGTGGGCCTTCCCATCCGCCCCCCTGCAAGCGAAGGCGAGCCAATAGCGACTTCCAGCAGCGACACCGGTAACGAGATCAAGAAGCAGATTGCTTACCTGCGAAAGTTCAACACCGCGTTCCGCGAGACTGGCAGCTACAACCTTGACCAGTCCGGTtacaacatccgcgagatTCTGCAGCAGCCCACGCAACCGCCTACCAACTCACAACTGTTCGGCGCAACGCAACCGTCGACCGGTTTGTTTGGAGCAGGCACTGCAGGGTCTACCACGACGCCCTTATTTGGAGGATCAACGGCCAACTCTGGAGGCCTGTTCGGCAACACCGGCGGCAGCAACTTGTTTGGCGCTGCTTCTAAACCGGCAGGCACCACCAACGTGTTCGGTAGCACTGCTGGAACTACCGGAAGCACCCTGTTTGGCGGTTCGACAACTGCTGCAACAGGAACAAATGTATTCGCTCCCGGAGGAACAGGCACGAATGTCTTTGCCCCCGCAGGAACAGGAACCAACGTATTCGCCCCCGGATCGACAGGCACGAATGTGTTCGCTCCAGGAGGAACAGGAACCAATGTGTTTGCCCCCGCAGGAACAGGCACGAACGTGTTTGCCCCAGGAGGAGCAGGCACCAATGTATTCGCCCCCGCAGGAACCGGCACCAATGCTTTCGCTCCTGGAGCAACAGGCGCACCGAACGTTTTTGGCGGTGCCGCCACCGGTACCTCAGGCACACCCAACGTGTTCGGAGCAGGCGCCACTGGCACGTCTACCACCACAGGTATTTTCGGAGCGGGCTCCACTCCCACCTTCGGCCAACAACAGCAGCCGAACACAACTGGCAATGTCTTCGGGCAGCAGCCAGCTTCATCGGGAGGCCTGTTCGGCCAACAGCAGCCGTCGACATCGGGAGGATTGTTTGGGCAACAGACCAACACCACGGGCGGGCTGTTCGGTCAACAGCAGCCTGCTGCCTCCGGCGGCCTCTTCAGGccacagcagcagcagcagggcgCAACGGGAGGCCTCTTTGGCCAGCAGCCAACTACGGGCACGGGCCTGTTCGGACAACAGCAGCCTGCCACGACTACAAACGTATTCGCTCAACAGCCTGGAACCACTACCGGGGGCCTCTTCGGCAACACGACCACGACGCAGCCGTCCACGACATTCACCTTCGGCCAGCAACAGCAGACTCCCGCAACTGGCAATGTCTTCGGCCAACAACAACAGCCGAACACAACTGGCACTGTCTTcgggcagcagcagcagactCCCGCAACTGGCAATGTCTTCGGCCAGCAGCCTGGCACCACGGGTGGCGGCCTATTTGGCGGCGCTggcaactctacatcgctgttTGGCCAGCAGAACACTGGTGGCCTGTTCGGGCAGTCCACGTCAACCGCGACGCCGACCCAGCCTTCGAAGAGCACGGCCATCGTGCCTTACAACCCCAACCCGCTTCTGCGGTGA
- a CDS encoding membrane protein, putative produces the protein MTNLDIPRRAGWYSRLIVLHYVSSLCVWVSVELLLLTFLLRHEEGHWPTWESLSRLSPVAFWTYIRPLFQCGLVAQCLMHVYTFLDGACCGASLYLNLEQCVRTFAVYFVAIPLLKEVVPMRSVLLPVSALTLMNILSCLDALYTVRGTCHTVLEWLSHKVVLVLYPLLAFEEIWLVRQAARVVRNVPIARDFPSPMPNAYNFAIDTYYMYSALPLVMLPCSVLYYCYQVRYRRLARRANSV, from the exons ATGACTAACCTCGATATACCGCGCCGTGCGGGGTGGTATTCACGGCTCATCGTGCTACACTATGTCTCCTCGCTCTGTGTGTGGGTCAgcgtggagctgctgctgctgacgtTCCTGCTTCGCCATGAGGAAGGTCACTGGCCCACGTGGGAGAGCCTGTCCAGGCTGAGCCCCGTTGCCTTCTGGACGTACATCCGCCCGCTGTTCCAGTGCGGACTCGTGGCGCAGTGTCTGATGCATGTCTACACATTCCTAG ACGGCGCGTGCTGCGGCGCATCGCTGTACCTGAACCTCGAGCAATGCGTGCGCACGTTCGCGGTGTACTTCGTCGCCATCCcgctgctgaaggaggTTGTGCCGATGCggtcggtgctgctgcccgTGAGCGCGCTGACGCTCATGAACATCCTGAGCTGCCTGGACGCGTTGTACACGGTGCGCGGGACCTGCCACACGGTGTTGGAGTGGCTATCGCATAAGG TGGTATTGGTGCTTTACCCGCTGCTGGCGTTCGAGGAGATCTGGCTGGTTCGGCAGGCGGCCCGCGTGGTGCGCAACGTACCGATCGCCCGCGACTTCCCGAGCCCTATGCCCAACGCGTACAACTTCGCCATCGACACCTACTACATGTACAGCGCGCTGCCCCTCGTGATGCTGCCGTGCTCCGTGCTCTACTACTGCTACCAGGTGCGATACCGAAGGCTAGCGCGGCGCGCCAACTCGGTCTAA
- a CDS encoding glutaminyl-tRNA synthetase family protein, putative: MSGVVKDTTVSSRSAAHPDGSDDIDRSNFIYKIVESDVAEGRVKEVITRFPPEPNGFLHIGHAKSICLNFELAKAFGGRTHMRFDDTNPVTEEAMYIESIKNDVKWLGYDWGEHLYFASDYFQQLYDWAVELIKQGLAYVDDQSVEEIREARGSITEPGKESPYRNRSVEENLHLFEQMRDGAFPDGYCCLRAKIDMASGNMNLRDPILYRIIRATHVNTGDKWVIYPMYDYAHGQSDSIERISHSICTVEFENHRPLYDWFQEKLGIVRTRQIEYARLNLTYCVMNKRLLIQLVNKGLVRGWDDPRMPTISGLRRRGVPAAAIRRFCRKVGVAKRENLIQIELLEDCIREYMHEHATRLFAVVDPILVEIENVPEDFEEEVEIPTYPNPGTRKLTFGKRIYIDSKDFMANPTKDFHRLFVGGEVRLRHCYWVKCTDVVMNGDKVEKIVCTHDPSTKGGCAPADGRKVKATIHWINEKDAERVEVRWYSRLFTKPDPKEGCVEKGDWIKNFNFDSMHVYENSLCERSAVSSNVGDPLHFERMGYFTKDPDSTDSRCVFNLTVGIQDKFDKGAFEREHKERERQRRLEAAAARRLKRAPADKAGGK, translated from the coding sequence ATGAGTGGCGTCGTTAAAGACACGACGGTGTCGAGTCGCTCCGCTGCCCACCCGGATGGGTCGGACGACATCGACCGCTCCAATTTCATTTACAAGATTGTGGAGAGCGATGTGGCCGAGGGCCGCGTGAAGGAGGTGATCACGAGGTTCCCTCCCGAGCCTAACGGCTTCCTGCACATCGGCCACGCCAAGTCGATATGCCTGAACTTCGAGCTCGCCAAGGCGTTCGGCGGCCGTACACACATGCGCTTCGACGACACGAACCCCGTTACGGAGGAGGCTATGTACATAGAGTCGATTAAGAACGATGTGAAGTGGCTGGGCTATGATTGGGGCGAGCACCTGTACTTCGCCTCCGACTACTTCCAGCAGCTGTACGACTGGGCCGTCGAGCTGATTAAGCAGGGCTTGGCCTACGTGGACGACCAAAGCGTCGAGGAGATCCGCGAGGCTCGCGGCAGCATCACCGAGCCCGGGAAGGAATCCCCCTACCGCAACCGCAGCGTGGAGGAGAACCTGCACCTGTTCGAGCAAATGCGCGACGGCGCGTTCCCCGACGGCTACTGCTGCCTGCGTGCCAAGATCGACATGGCGTCCGGTAACATGAACTTGCGTGACCCCATCCTCTATCGCATTATCCGCGCGACGCACGTCAACACGGGTGACAAGTGGGTCATCTACCCGATGTACGACTACGCGCACGGCCAATCCGACAGCATCGAGCGCATCAGCCACTCCATTTGCACCGTCGAGTTCGAGAACCACCGCCCGCTGTACGACTGGTTCCAAGAGAAGCTGGGCATCGTGCGCACTCGCCAAATCGAGTACGCGCGTCTGAACTTGACCTACTGTGTGATGAACAAGCGTCTGCTGATCCAACTGGTGAATAAGGGCCTGGTGCGCGGCTGGGATGACCCCAGGATGCCGACCATATCCGGCCTGCGTCGCCGCGGTGtccccgccgccgccatccGCCGCTTCTGCCGGAAGGTGGGCGTGGCCAAGCGTGAGAACCTGATCCAGATCGAGCTACTCGAGGACTGCATTCGCGAGTACATGCACGAGcacgcgacccgcctgttCGCGGTTGTGGACCCGATCCTGGTGGAGATCGAGAACGTGCCCGAGGACTTcgaggaggaggtcgaGATCCCCACCTACCCCAACCCCGGCACCCGCAAACTCACGTTCGGCAAGCGCATATACATCGACAGCAAGGACTTCATGGCCAACCCCACCAAGGACTTCCACCGGCTGTTCGTCGGCGGGGAGGTGAGGCTGCGCCACTGCTACTGGGTGAAGTGCACTGACGTGGTCATGAACGGCGACAAGGTGGAGAAGATCGTCTGCACCCACGACCCGAGCACCAAAGGGGGCTGCGCGCCGGCCGACGGGCGCAAGGTCAAGGCGACCATCCACTGGATAAACGAGAAGGACGCCGAGCGCGTGGAGGTACGCTGGTACTCCCGCCTCTTCACGAAGCCCGACCCCAAGGAGGGCTGCGTCGAGAAGGGCGACTGGATCAAGAACTTCAACTTCGACTCCATGCACGTCTACGAGAACAGCCTCTGCGAGCGCAGCGCCGTGTCGTCCAACGTGGGCGACCCGCTGCACTTCGAGCGGATGGGCTACTTCACCAAGGACCCCGACTCCACCGACTCGCGGTGCGTGTTCAACCTCACCGTGGGCATCCAAGACAAGTTCGACAAGGGCGCGTTCGAGCGCGAGCACAAGGAGCGCGAGCGCCAACGCCGTCTGGAGGCAgccgctgcgcggcgcctcAAGCGCGCGCCCGCGGACAAGGCAGGCGGCAAATGA
- a CDS encoding SYNTAXIN, putative, whose amino-acid sequence MVSGVNRTNVFLQEVARNSPVAASSASPSAEPSQLEVDAQRLSVELSKCGMKLSELTALARKRSIYVDHTAEIERLTGEVKESITAASNRIDAFESRMNSVRHKNEHMRQHYENLLGSLRKELCELTKSLKDALYQRAQIMIQQESRRKMYSHSDLDRNAMSSGYGRRRFTMQQPDEGGQQFDIESGELERPSRSVIADAKAEALANVQRAISELTQIFQRVTTMVTQQDEMIQRIDADTEESLNNVISAQNELSRYYKRISSNRTLLLKIFFILVAFVIIYIVFLM is encoded by the exons ATGGTGAGCGGTGTAAACCGCACTAATGTGTTCCTCCAGGAGGTTGCGCGCAACTCTCCGGTGGCGGCCTCGTCGGCATCTCCGTCGGCGGAGCCATCGCAACTCGAGGTTGACGCCCAGCGTTTGAGCGTGGAGCTGTCGAAATGCGGCATGAAACTGTCCGAGCTGACGGCGCTGGCGCGCAAGCGCAGCATCTACGTGGACCACACTGCGGAGATTGAGCGTCTGACTGGGGAGGTAAAGGAGAGCATAACGGCCGCGTCCAACCGTATCGACGCCTTCGAGTCTCGCATGAACAGCGTGCGCCACAAGAATGAGCACATGCGCCAGCATTACGAGAACCTGCTCGGCTCCCTGCGCAAGGAGCTGTGCGAGCTGACGAAGAGCCTGAAGGACGCGCTTTACCAGCGCGCCCAGATCATGATCCAGCAGGAGTCGCGTCGCAAGATGTACTCGCACAGCGACCTGGACCGCAACGCCATGTCGTCGGGCTACGGCCGTCGCCGCTTCACCATGCAGCAGCCCGACGAGGGCGGCCAGCAGTTCGACATCGAGAG cggcgagcTGGAACGGCCCTCGCGCTCTGTGATTGCGGACGCCAAGGCGGAGGCGCTCGCCAACGTGCAACGCGCCATCAGCGAGCTCACCCAGATCTTCCAGCGCGTGACCACGATGGTGACGCAGCAGGACGAGATGATCCAGCGCATCGACGCGGACACCGAGGAGTCACTCAACAACGTGATATCAG CCCAGAACGAGCTGTCCCGCTACTACAAGCGCATCTCGAGCAATCGCACGCTGCTACTGAAGATCTTCTTCATCCTGGTGGCATTTGTCATAATATACATCGTGTTTCTGATGTAA
- a CDS encoding protein kinase domain containing protein, putative, translating into MNLLGHGAGADNQGNGFLKLRQAAAVRRSSRSGHSDGQVPPHLLANAAAAADHAYARTASNTARTARAGAITERDIDMAAAETFREGIRARDVTDGGILRGCDLIGDIESELSHSVDDSLDLGLSSSCRLDAAESNYFRDPENNGIRNITDVLSFDKRLGQGVYGDVFLCHLRADRTKRFAVKRIQQAPSPVEKIFGLDQNIIKELHALRALKRPHANIVRLYDFCSAMETLVPRNSSKPSPKDAKKKCVAFYLIFELCDMDLSQFVKEASLKYKAHEMDLFSTTSEHVDGEYHIEDIINQWCTLYLKKRQDDAFKDGGPGIAVRSERIPLPGLPEDIVKVIMYQMLQGLAYIHSNRIIHRDIKPQNILLKKTNGVFDSLEALKSPSAWQVKIGDLGLSTIVPARYLTTMTEEVVTLLYRPPELLLGDCKYTTAVDIWSTAASVGECLLGKPMFRARTEFSVLMRIICTVGAPLVDEMPDFAKQLKYLTDSMPKVTRDARSSLRKMFTDHFGRQLLSETGLDLFVKMLQFVPDKRITAEQALKHPWFDDIESLLKPSIAKSYHSLERAFPKGQRDMLPLPFKGDLAEFKTQLRKATLKPASIDEPYMQFVFP; encoded by the exons ATGAATCTATTGGGGCACGGAGCGGGCGCCGATAACCAAGGAAATGGGTTCCTTAAACTCAGGCAGGCTGCCGCCGTGAGAAGGAGCTCGCGCAGTGGGCACTCCGACGGCCAGGTGCCTCCACACCTCCTCGCGAAtgcggccgcggcggcggaCCACGCCTACGCCCGAACGGCCAGTAATACGGCCAGGACGGCGAGGGCGGGCGCAATAACGGAGCGGGATATCGatatggcggcggcggagacATTCCGGGAGGGCATACGCGCCCGCGATGTGACGGACGGGGGCATCTTGCGGGGCTGCGACTTGATCGGGGACATCGAAAGCGAGTTGAGCCACTCTGTGGATGACAGCCTGGACTTGGGCCTCTCAAGCTCGTGCAGGCTCGACGCCGCGGAGTCTAACTACTTCAGGGACCCGGAAAACAATGGCATCCGCAACATCACCGACGTCCTGTCGTTCGACAAGCGACTGGGCCAGGGTGTCTACGGAGACGTGTTCCTCTGccacctacgcgctgatcGCACGAAACGCTTCGCGGTGAAACGTATACAGCAGGCGCCTTCACCGGTGGAGAAGATCTTCGGACTCGACCAGAACATTATAAAGGAGCTGCACGCACTGAGGGCGCTCAAGAGGCCGCACGCCAACATCGTGCGGCTCTACGACTTTTGCTCCGCGATGGAGACGCTAGTCCCGCGCAACTCGTCGAAGCCGTCGCCGAAGGACGCGAAGAAGAAGTGCGTGgccttctacctcatcttcGAGCTGTGCGACATGGACCTGAGCCAGTTCGTCAAGGAGGCGTCGCTCAAGTACAAGGCGCACGAAATGGACCTCTTCAGCACCACCAGCGAGCACGTGGACGGCGAGTACCACATCGAGGATATCATAAACCAGTGGTGCACGCTCTACCTCAAGAAGCGGCAGGACGACGCCTTCAAGGACGGCGGGCCGGGCATCGCCGTGCGCAGCGAGAGGATCCCGCTGCCGGGTCTACCCGAGGATATCGTAAAGGTCATCATGTACCAGATGCTGCAGGGGCTCGCGTACATCCACTCCAACAGAATAATCCACAGGGACATCAAGCCCCAAAACATACTGCTGAAGAAGACCAACGGCGTTTTCGACTCGCTCGAAGCGCTCAAATCGCCCAGCGCCTG GCAAGTGAAGATCGGTGACCTGGGGCTATCGACGATCGTCCCGGCCAGGTACCTCACTACGATGACGGAGGAGGTGGTGACGCTGCTGTACCGGccgccggagctgctgctaGGCGACTGCAAGTACACCACGGCGGTGGACATATggtccaccgccgccagcgTTGGCGAATGCCTGCTGGGCAAGCCGATGTTCAGGGCAAGGACCGAGTTCAGCGTCCTGATGCGCATCATCTGCACCGTGGGCGCGCCACTGGTCGATGAAATGCCCGATTTCGCCAAGCAGCTCAAGTACCTCACCGACAGCATGCCCAAGGTGACCAGGGACGCCAGGTCGTCGCTCAGGAAGATGTTCACGGACCACTTCGGGAGGCAGCTGCTCAGCGAGACGGGGCTTGACCTGTTCGTGAAGATGCTGCAGTTCGTGCCCGATAAGAGGATCACGGCCGAGCAGGCGCTCAAACACCCGTGGTTCGACGACATAGAGTCGCTGCTCAAGCCCTCCATCGCTAAGTCCTACCACAGCCTCGAGCGGGCGTTCCCCAAAGGGCAGCGCGATATGCTGCCGCTTCCGTTCAAAGGCGACCTCGCTGAGTTCAAGACGCAGCTGCGCAAGGCGACGCTCAAACCGGCCTCCATTGACGAGCCGTACATGCAGTTTGTTTTCCCGTGA
- a CDS encoding thymidylate kinase, putative: MSDSARANIRLPGKLFVFEGIDRSGKTTQLKLLSQKLTSEGISHRLLKFPCVDTKCGKVLVEHLASRDAVRSRRAIHLLFSANRWEMMKEVVSTLESGTHILMDRYAFSGVAYSVGAENLSYEWCIWPDDGLVSPDLVIYLDNPATVSASRSNFGKAPTQPSAHAAQGEERYEEVCKLEAVRRVYDQFRVLPFWQCFDATQSKEDLSNEIYEAIAPVLRSEPRRLSDTDLHLPRDVTLTSNGSVHLLPPFV; this comes from the exons ATGTCGGACAGCGCCCGTGCGAACATCCGCCTTCCTGGCAAGCTGTTTGTGTTCGAGGGTATAGACAG GTCGGGGAAGACCACGCAGCTGAAGCTGCTATCGCAAAAACTGACTTCCGAGGGCATCAGCCACCGGCTGCTCAAATTCCCAT GTGTGGACACTAAGTGCGGCAAAGTGCTCGTGGAGCACCTGGCATCGCGCGACGCTGTGCGTTCCCGCCGTGCCATCCACCTGCTTTTCTCAGCAAATCGCTGGGAGATGAT GAAGGAGGTGGTGTCGACTCTGGAGTCAGGAACTCACATTTTGATGGACCGATACGCATTCTCCGGAGTGGCCTATTCAGTGGGAGCTGAG AACCTCTCCTACGAGTGGTGTATATGGCCCGATGACGGGTTGGTGAGCCCTGACCTTGTCATCTACCTGGACAACCCGGCTACGGTCAGCGCTAGTCGCAGCAACTTCGGTAAGGCGCCCACGCAACCTTCCGCACATGCTGCTCAAGGTGAGGAGCGCTACGAGGAAGTTTGCAAGCTGGAAGCAGTACGCCGTGTGTACGACCAGTTCCGCGTCCTGCCCTTCTGGCAGTGCTTCGACGCCACGCAGTCCAAAGAG GACCTCAGCAACGAGATATACGAGGCAATAGCACCGGTTTTACGCAGCGAGCCCCGACGCCTGTCCGATACCGACCTTCACTTGCCCCGGGACGTCACGTTGACCAGCAACGGCAGCGTGCACCTGCTGCCGCCCTTTGTTTGA